In Zingiber officinale cultivar Zhangliang chromosome 6A, Zo_v1.1, whole genome shotgun sequence, a single genomic region encodes these proteins:
- the LOC121996440 gene encoding putative 12-oxophytodienoate reductase 11 isoform X1 codes for MAALDAIPLLTPYTMGKFELSHRIVLAPLTRQRSYRNLPQPHAILYYSQRTSRGGLLISEATGVSDTAQGYADSPGIWTREQVEAWRPIVDAVHEKGGIFFVQIGHVGRVSSHDFQPNGQAPISCTDKPLSPQIGVNGIDVVNFSAPRRLQIEEIPLLVNDFRVAARNAIEAGFDGVEIHGANGYLIDQFMKDQVNDRIDHYGGSLDNRCRFALEVIDAVVDEIGPDRVGIKLSPFTNYYECEDSNPEALGLHMVNALNKHAIAYCHMVDPWQARAGEVPCSLLPIRKAFRKAFIVGRRYTRESGNKAISSGYTDLVAYGRLFLANPDLPRRFEMNAPLNQYNRGTFCISDPIVGYTDYPFLESDS; via the exons ATGGCGGCTCTAGATGCGATTCCCCTTCTCACTCCTTACACGATGGGAAAGTTTGAGCTCTCCCACAG AATTGTTCTGGCGCCATTGACAAGGCAGAGATCCTACAGAAACCTTCCACAGCCACATGCCATCTTGTACTACTCTCAGAGAACTTCCAGAGGTGGCCTCCTGATCTCTGAAGCGACTGGAGTTTCCGACACTGCTCAAGG GTACGCAGACTCTCCTGGCATTTGGACAAGAGAACAAGTGGAAGCATGGAGGCCAATAGTGGATGCAGTCCATGAGAAAGGGGGCATCTTTTTTGTCCAGATTGGGCATGTTGGAAGAGTTTCCAGTCACG ATTTTCAACCCAATGGACAAGCACCTATTTCATGTACTGACAAACCATTAAGTCCTCAAATAGGGGTAAACGGCATTGATGTTGTGAACTTCTCTGCTCCACGGAGGTTGCAGATAGAAGAAATTCCTTTGCTTGTCAATGATTTTAGAGTTGCTGCTAGAAATGCTATTGAGGCCG GCTTTGATGGAGTTGAGATTCATGGGGCTAATGGGTACTTGATCGATCAATTCATGAAGGACCAAGTGAATGATCGTATCGACCACTATGGTGGAAGCCTAGATAACCGTTGCCGCTTTGCCTTAGAAGTAATTGATGCTGTGGTGGATGAAATTGGACCTGATAGAGTGGGAATAAAGCTCTCTCCTTTCACCAACTATTACGAATGCGAGGATTCCAACCCTGAAGCTCTTGGACTACACATGGTCAATGCATTGAACAAACATGCAATTGCATATTGTCACATGGTGGATCCTTGGCAGGCAAGAGCAGGAGAAGTTCCGTGCAGTCTTCTTCCAATTAGGAAAGCATTCAGAAAAGCTTTTATTGTCGGCAGGAGATACACTAGAGAAAGTGGCAATAAGGCCATTTCTAGTGGTTATACAGATCTGGTGGCTTACGGGCGACTATTTTTGGCTAACCCTGATCTTCCACGACGATTCGAGATGAATGCTCCACTCAACCAGTATAATCGCGGAACTTTCTGCATTTCCGATCCTATTGTTGGATACACAGACTATCCATTTCTTGAATCTGATTCATGA
- the LOC121996440 gene encoding putative 12-oxophytodienoate reductase 11 isoform X2, whose protein sequence is MRFPFSLLTRWESLSSPTDRIVLAPLTRQRSYRNLPQPHAILYYSQRTSRGGLLISEATGVSDTAQGYADSPGIWTREQVEAWRPIVDAVHEKGGIFFVQIGHVGRVSSHDFQPNGQAPISCTDKPLSPQIGVNGIDVVNFSAPRRLQIEEIPLLVNDFRVAARNAIEAGFDGVEIHGANGYLIDQFMKDQVNDRIDHYGGSLDNRCRFALEVIDAVVDEIGPDRVGIKLSPFTNYYECEDSNPEALGLHMVNALNKHAIAYCHMVDPWQARAGEVPCSLLPIRKAFRKAFIVGRRYTRESGNKAISSGYTDLVAYGRLFLANPDLPRRFEMNAPLNQYNRGTFCISDPIVGYTDYPFLESDS, encoded by the exons ATGCGATTCCCCTTCTCACTCCTTACACGATGGGAAAGTTTGAGCTCTCCCACAG ACAGAATTGTTCTGGCGCCATTGACAAGGCAGAGATCCTACAGAAACCTTCCACAGCCACATGCCATCTTGTACTACTCTCAGAGAACTTCCAGAGGTGGCCTCCTGATCTCTGAAGCGACTGGAGTTTCCGACACTGCTCAAGG GTACGCAGACTCTCCTGGCATTTGGACAAGAGAACAAGTGGAAGCATGGAGGCCAATAGTGGATGCAGTCCATGAGAAAGGGGGCATCTTTTTTGTCCAGATTGGGCATGTTGGAAGAGTTTCCAGTCACG ATTTTCAACCCAATGGACAAGCACCTATTTCATGTACTGACAAACCATTAAGTCCTCAAATAGGGGTAAACGGCATTGATGTTGTGAACTTCTCTGCTCCACGGAGGTTGCAGATAGAAGAAATTCCTTTGCTTGTCAATGATTTTAGAGTTGCTGCTAGAAATGCTATTGAGGCCG GCTTTGATGGAGTTGAGATTCATGGGGCTAATGGGTACTTGATCGATCAATTCATGAAGGACCAAGTGAATGATCGTATCGACCACTATGGTGGAAGCCTAGATAACCGTTGCCGCTTTGCCTTAGAAGTAATTGATGCTGTGGTGGATGAAATTGGACCTGATAGAGTGGGAATAAAGCTCTCTCCTTTCACCAACTATTACGAATGCGAGGATTCCAACCCTGAAGCTCTTGGACTACACATGGTCAATGCATTGAACAAACATGCAATTGCATATTGTCACATGGTGGATCCTTGGCAGGCAAGAGCAGGAGAAGTTCCGTGCAGTCTTCTTCCAATTAGGAAAGCATTCAGAAAAGCTTTTATTGTCGGCAGGAGATACACTAGAGAAAGTGGCAATAAGGCCATTTCTAGTGGTTATACAGATCTGGTGGCTTACGGGCGACTATTTTTGGCTAACCCTGATCTTCCACGACGATTCGAGATGAATGCTCCACTCAACCAGTATAATCGCGGAACTTTCTGCATTTCCGATCCTATTGTTGGATACACAGACTATCCATTTCTTGAATCTGATTCATGA
- the LOC121996441 gene encoding DDT domain-containing protein DDB_G0282237-like → MPLYKRKPFTLMDPPKDLDADESIFQIRFTKELFRDYEEYLKRLNLYRQRVWTCRVSGKSNLTYEEALVSEHHATEKVQEFPKDFIAPVLQMIQFSIANLTDLVNELYDKLQDSLFEGLELQGKKDDSVCSCKILKALYDGDTFQYKVDWIDKEKKVFDSTIVKAEDLIHKRRPFSRRVLREFIKESTYQNFPWVVHEKLAKKYGIFTEPPEELRDKLTLQNGSVWSFKKFNKADIANGGEIGNGILAALEKEMKKDRIRYPIDDLLVRPAHDDPTFTERPPLSLEFNVPMECVGDLLMVWDFCCTFGKLLHLYPFTLDDLENAICHKDTNLILIMELHSSILHLIIMDEGKYFLAIQNKKRKTKIKQSNWVEFLSEFLEMEDRECNSTCVGTIKRGHYGLLEVHSKLQILRELVAEALETNAIRDKLDERFEQQQALEAVKREEARKKKEELLKMVNSDLEAKEGNIMENGSSNGHIPSLNEINVNHSEEVYLPDKNQIAENGEKKRHSSILESAAKRQRVDDELHTKSARGQRRTKDKDKETHEKKPVTMGEHLEREIEKLSGRTNSLGKDRNYNRYWFFRREGRIFVENSDSTQWGYYSTKDELDALLGSLNPKGERERGLKRQLEKHYNKISSALQKRSKDITHRLQLEENILRRSVRVRAQPRDSSTTGFLRYINKWKGL, encoded by the exons ATGCCTCTTTATAAAAGAAAGCCTTTTACTTTGATGGATCCTCCAAAGGATTTGGATGCAGACGAGAGTATCTTTCAAATTCGGTTCACGAAGGAACTGTTCAGGGACTATGA AGAGTACTTGAAGAGATTAAACCTTTATCGTCAAAGAGTGTGGACATGTAGAGTTTCAGGGAAATCTAATTTGACTTACGAAGAAGCTTTGGTCTCAGAGCATCATGCTACTGAAAAGGTTCAGGAATTCCCTAAGGATTTTATAGCTCCAGTGCTTCAGATGATCCAATTCA GCATTGCTAACTTAACAGATCTTGTGAACGAGTTGTATGATAAATTACAAGATAGCCTTTTTGAAGGACTAGAATTGCAAGGAAAGAAAGATGATTCAGTTTGTTCATGCAAAATTTTGAAGGCTTTATATGATGGCGACACCTTTCAGTACAAAGTAGATTGGattgataaagaaaaaaaagtatTTGATTCTACTATAGTAAAAGCTGAAGATCTGATACACAAGAGGAGACCATTTAGTAGACGAGTACTTAGAGAGTTTATTAAAGAATCAACTTATCAGAATTTCCCATGGGTAGTTCATGAAAAGCTTGCTAAGAAGTATGGAATCTTCACTGAACCGCCAGAAGAATTAAGAGATAAGCTTACACTTCAAAATGGAAGTGTTTGGAGCTTCAAAAAATTCAACAAAGCTGATATTGCA AATGGAGGAGAAATTGGGAATGGAATTCTAGCAGCTCTTGAGAAAGAAATGAAAAAAG ATCGGATCAGATATCCTATTGATGACCTTTTGGTGCGCCCTGCTCATGATGATCCTACTTTTACTGAACGACCTCCTTTGTCTTTGGAATTTAATGTGCCAATGGAATGCGTGGGCGACCTTCTTATGGTGTGGGACTTCTGTTGTACCTTTGGCAAGTTGCTGCATTTGTATCCATTCACTTTAGATGATTTGGAGAATGCAATTTGTCACAAGGACACTAATCTAATTCTAATTATGGAACTCCATTCGTCAATTCTCCACTTGATTATCATGGATGAGGGCAAATATTTTTTAGCAATCCAGAACAAAAAGAGGAAAACAAAG ATAAAACAAAGCAATTGGGTTGAGTTCTTGTCTGAGTTCTTGGAGATGGAAGATCGAGAATGCAATTCAACCTGTGTAGGAACTATTAAACGTGGTCATTATGGTCTTCTTGAAGTTCATAGCAAACTACAGATATTAAGGGAATTGGTTGCAGAGGCCCTTGAGACAAATGCTATTCGAGATAAGTTAGATGAACGCTTTGAACAACAGCAAGCACTTGAAGCTGTAAAAAGAGAAGAAGCtagaaagaaaaaagaagaattACTAAAAATGGTAAATTCTGACTTGGAAGCAAAAGAGGGAAACATAATGGAGAATGGGAGTAGTAATGGTCACATTCCTTCTTTGAATGAAATCAATGTAAATCATTCAGAAGAGGTTTATCTACCAGATAAAAATCAAATTGCAGAAAATGG AGAAAAGAAGCGTCATTCTTCCATTCTAGAATCAGCCGCGAAAAGGCAGAGAGTGGACGATGAACTGCATACTAAGAGTGCAAGGGGTCAGCGGCGAACTAAGGACAAAGATAAAGAGACTCACGAAAAGAAGCCTGTAACCATG GGAGAACACCTTGAaagagaaattgagaaattatCTGGTCGGACCAATTCTTTAGGGAAAGATAGAAACTACAACAGGTATTGGTTCTTTCGGCGCGAAGGAAGAATCTTTGTTGAGAATTCAGATTCTACACAGTGGGGCTACTACAGCACTAAGGACGAG CTTGATGCACTTTTGGGCTCACTTAATCCAAAAGGTGAGAGGGAGAGAGGCCTTAAAAGACAACTTGAGAAACACTATAATAAAATAAG TTCTGCATTACAGAAGAGGTCAAAAGATATCACTCACAGACTCCAACTCGAGGAAAATATTCTTCGACGATCTGTACGAGTGAGAGCCCAACCTAGGGATAGTTCCACGACTGGATTTCTCAGATATATCAACAAGTGGAAGGGGTTATGA
- the LOC121996442 gene encoding protein MAINTENANCE OF PSII UNDER HIGH LIGHT 1-like, with the protein MACTTQSMISANSCVFPSQRFLGRNPQRAKCGSTRILFSATASSSGPDESDCNDEECAPDKEVGKVSVDWLAAERTKVVGTFPPRNRGWTGYVEKDTAGQTNIYSVEPAVYVADSAISSGTAGTSPDGAGNTLAVTGVLALVSIAAASTILIQVGKNQPPVPTVDYSGPPLGYYINKFKSVPIVEASVRPAPQTSSTVEASVPLEFSSFSSVEASITPQSQIANAQEARKQEVVPEVQVGLREAVVDARSMSASIVS; encoded by the exons ATGGCGTGCACCACCCAGTCCATGATCTCAGCTAACAGCTGCGTGTTCCCATCTCAGAGGTTCTTAGGGAGGAATCCACAGAGGGCAAAGTGCGGAAGCACCAGGATCTTATTCTCTGCCACGGCTTCTTCCTCCGGCCCCGACGAATCTGATTGCAACGACGAAGAGTGTGCTCCTGATAAGGAG GTCGGAAAGGTCAGCGTCGATTGGTTAGCTGCTGAGAGAACAAAGGTGGTCGGAACATTCCCACCTCGAAACAGGGGCTGGACTGGTTATGTAGAGAAAGATACTGCTGGACAAACAAACATTTACTCTGTGGAG CCAGCAGTTTATGTCGCAGATAGTGCGATAAGCTCTGGGACTGCCGGAACTTCACCTGATGGAGCTGGGAATACTCTAGCCGTAACTGGTGTTTTAGCACTTGTTTCGATCGCTGCAGCCTCTACCATACTTATTCAAGTTGGTAAAAATCAGCCACCAGTGCCGACTGTTGATTATTCTGGACCACCTCTCGGTTACTACATCAACAAGTTCAAATCAGTGCCGATAGTTGAAGCTTCAGTACGACCAGCACCTCAAACCTCTTCCACCGTCGAAGCTTCAGTTCCTCTTGAATTTTCAAGTTTTTCATCTGTAGAAGCTTCAATCACACCCCAGTCACAAATAGCTAATGCACAAGAAGCTAGGAAACAAGAGGTTGTTCCTGAAGTTCAAGTTGGATTAAGAGAGGCTGTTGTCGATGCTCGAAGTATGAGTGCAAGCATTGTTTCTTAA